The following are encoded in a window of Rosa chinensis cultivar Old Blush chromosome 4, RchiOBHm-V2, whole genome shotgun sequence genomic DNA:
- the LOC112198984 gene encoding receptor-like protein 7 isoform X2 has protein sequence MKSLLYFFLFSITICFYIIPAIQSQCEENQQLSLLHLKKSLIFDSSVSSKLIFWNSSVDCCSWVGVTCSAKGRVVGLDISGEFISSSIDSSSSLFHLQHLQSLNLACNDFNGSQIPAAIGKLTNLKYLNLSSAEFFGQIPIEISKLTRLVILDISENFSIRGPLRLQKPNLSMLVQNLTQLTELYLDVVQILAEGIEWCQAITSSLPNLRVLSLSDCALSGPFHESLAELQSLSVVRLANNRFFAPVPGFFANFPNLTSLSLCNSQLQGTFPDEILQSQLEISGSCQR, from the exons ATGAAATCTTTGCTGTATTTTTTCTTATTCTCAATCACCATATGTTTTTATATAATCCCTGCAATCCAAAGCCAGTGTGAGGAAAACCAGCAACTATCATTGCTCCATCTGAAGAAAAGCCTTATATTTGATTCTTCTGTATCCTCCAAGCTTATATTCTGGAATTCAAGTGTTGACTGTTGTTCCTGGGTTGGTGTAACTTGCAGTGCCAAGGGCCGTGTGGTTGGACTTGACATCAGCGGTGAATTTATCTCATCAAGCATTGATAGTTCAAGCAGTCTCTTCCATCTTCAACATCTTCAAAGCCTAAATTTGGCCTGCAATGACTTCAATGGCTCTCAAATTCCAGCCGCAATAGGAAAGCTTACAAACTTGAAGTATCTAAATTTGTCGTCTGCGGAATTCTTCGGCCAAATTCCCATTGAGATTTCAAAATTGACAAGGTTGGTTATCCTTGACATATCTGAAAATTTCTCTATTAGAGGTCCATTAAGACTTCAGAAACCAAATTTAAGCATGCTGGTTCAGAACCTCACACAGCTTACAGAGTTATATCTTGATGTCGTTCAAATATTAGCTGAGGGAATTGAGTGGTGCCAAGCCATAACCTCCTCATTGCCAAACCTGAGGGTGTTGAGCTTATCTGATTGTGCGCTTTCAGGCCCTTTCCATGAGTCTCTTGCTGAGCTCCAGTCTCTATCTGTGGTTCGTTTGGCCAATAACAGATTCTTTGCTCCTGTTCCAGGATTCTTTGCCAATTTTCCAAACTTGACTTCCTTGAGTCTCTGTAATTCTCAGCTGCAGGGAACATTTCCGGATGAGATTCTTCAG AGTCAATTGGAAATCTCAGGCAGCTGTCAACGATAG
- the LOC112198984 gene encoding receptor-like protein 7 isoform X1, with protein MKSLLYFFLFSITICFYIIPAIQSQCEENQQLSLLHLKKSLIFDSSVSSKLIFWNSSVDCCSWVGVTCSAKGRVVGLDISGEFISSSIDSSSSLFHLQHLQSLNLACNDFNGSQIPAAIGKLTNLKYLNLSSAEFFGQIPIEISKLTRLVILDISENFSIRGPLRLQKPNLSMLVQNLTQLTELYLDVVQILAEGIEWCQAITSSLPNLRVLSLSDCALSGPFHESLAELQSLSVVRLANNRFFAPVPGFFANFPNLTSLSLCNSQLQGTFPDEILQVPSLQAIDITNNLELHGSLPQFSKNNSLRSLVVRETNFSGLLPESIGNLRQLSTIDISGCDFTGSIPRSVGNLTQLVQLKMSGNKFDGPIDSIHWENLINLLYLALDSNLLNGRIPTSIFSPPLLEELLLSHNQFSGQVPKISNISSKSLNNLDLSRNNLEGPISASLLYLRGLRQLNLSSNNFSGFPFIGPQQLENVKDIDLSHNSLLICSNVSNSSSSTFLQIEILNLSSNKLRTFPHMLRNLSRLYHLDLSENQMQGKIPKWIWGVGSLQHLNVSCNSLVTVEAPSLNSASFVSELDLHLNQFQGQIPIFLPFATYLDYSRNHFSSSIPIDIGTSINSISFISLSRNKLYGTIPESICNISSYLEVLDLSHNSLSGLVPECLTTMDISSVLNLRGNNLTGTIPDTFLEDCSLIKNAGAK; from the coding sequence ATGAAATCTTTGCTGTATTTTTTCTTATTCTCAATCACCATATGTTTTTATATAATCCCTGCAATCCAAAGCCAGTGTGAGGAAAACCAGCAACTATCATTGCTCCATCTGAAGAAAAGCCTTATATTTGATTCTTCTGTATCCTCCAAGCTTATATTCTGGAATTCAAGTGTTGACTGTTGTTCCTGGGTTGGTGTAACTTGCAGTGCCAAGGGCCGTGTGGTTGGACTTGACATCAGCGGTGAATTTATCTCATCAAGCATTGATAGTTCAAGCAGTCTCTTCCATCTTCAACATCTTCAAAGCCTAAATTTGGCCTGCAATGACTTCAATGGCTCTCAAATTCCAGCCGCAATAGGAAAGCTTACAAACTTGAAGTATCTAAATTTGTCGTCTGCGGAATTCTTCGGCCAAATTCCCATTGAGATTTCAAAATTGACAAGGTTGGTTATCCTTGACATATCTGAAAATTTCTCTATTAGAGGTCCATTAAGACTTCAGAAACCAAATTTAAGCATGCTGGTTCAGAACCTCACACAGCTTACAGAGTTATATCTTGATGTCGTTCAAATATTAGCTGAGGGAATTGAGTGGTGCCAAGCCATAACCTCCTCATTGCCAAACCTGAGGGTGTTGAGCTTATCTGATTGTGCGCTTTCAGGCCCTTTCCATGAGTCTCTTGCTGAGCTCCAGTCTCTATCTGTGGTTCGTTTGGCCAATAACAGATTCTTTGCTCCTGTTCCAGGATTCTTTGCCAATTTTCCAAACTTGACTTCCTTGAGTCTCTGTAATTCTCAGCTGCAGGGAACATTTCCGGATGAGATTCTTCAGGTACCTTCTCTTCAAGCTATTGATATAACCAATAATCTAGAACTTCATGGTTCTTTGCCACAGTTTTCCAAGAACAATTCTCTTCGGTCCCTAGTTGTAAGAGAAACGAATTTTTCTGGACTTTTGCCAGAGTCAATTGGAAATCTCAGGCAGCTGTCAACGATAGACATTTCTGGTTGTGATTTCACTGGATCAATCCCAAGGTCAGTTGGGAACCTAACACAATTAGTTCAGTTGAAAATGTCAGGAAACAAATTTGATGGTCCAATTGATTCTATTCACTGGGAAAACCTTATTAATCTGCTATATCTTGCTTTGGACTCTAATTTACTCAATGGGAGAATTCCAACATCTATCTTTTCTCCTCCCTTGTTGGAGGAACTACTACTTTCCCACAATCAATTCTCAGGTCAAGTTCCAAAAATTTCCAATATCTCTTCGAAATCACTGAACAACCTTGATTTGAGTCGCAACAATTTGGAAGGACCAATATCTGCTTCTCTCCTATATTTGCGAGGGCTTCGACAacttaatctttcttcaaacaATTTCAGTGGTTTTCCTTTCATTGGCCCTCAACAGCTCGAAAATGTTAAAGACATTGATCTTTCGCACAATAGCTTATTGATTTGTTCAAATGTCAGCAATTCCTCatcttccacatttcttcaaatTGAAATATTGAACTTGTCTTCTAACAAGCTGAGAACATTCCCACATATGTTGAGAAATCTCTCCAGATTGTACCATCTGGACCTTTCGGAAAACCAAATGCAAGGCAAGATTCCCAAATGGATATGGGGAGTCGGTTCTCTTCAACACCTAAATGTTTCTTGTAACTCCTTAGTGACTGTAGAAGCTCCTTCACTCAATTCTGCTTCATTTGTCTCTGAGCTTGACCTTCATTTGAACCAATTTCAGGGACAGATCCCAATTTTCCTACCATTTGCTACTTATCTGGATTACTCAAGGAATCATTTCAGCTCTAGCATACCAATTGACATTGGTACTTCCATTAATTCCATTTCTTTCATCTCTCTTTCAAGAAATAAGTTATATGGGACAATTCCAGAATCAATATGCAACATCTCGTCATATCTTGAGGTTCTTGATTTATCCCATAATTCTCTAAGTGGCTTAGTTCCCGAATGCTTGACTACAATGGACATTTCCAGTGTACTTAATTTAAGGGGAAACAACCTCACTGGCACTATTCCTGATACATTTCTTGAAGATTGCAGTTTAATTAAAAACGCTGGAGCTAAGTGA
- the LOC112196353 gene encoding xyloglucan endotransglucosylase/hydrolase protein 24: protein MVSAYFSSSNVSALLVFLFMMSTSMVAFGGKFYDDFYITWGPENAKMLDYGQLLTLSLNSVSGSAFESYNQYLYVKIDMQIKLVAGNSAGTVTTFYLSSTGNHHDEIDFEFLGNVTGQPYILHTNVFCQGQGNKEQQFYLWFDPTADFHTYSILWNPLNIVFLVDGIPIRQFKNLESFGIPFPKYQPMRLYSSLWNADNWATRGGLEKIDWTQAPFTASYRNFNANSDSHGAWYWKKVDYSGKGQIQWVQNNYMIYNYCTDSKRFPPGFAPECYLTNLS from the exons ATGGTTTctgcttatttttcttcttccaatgTTTCAGCCTTGCTCGTTTTCCTCTTCATGATGAGCACTTCCATGGTTGCCTTTGGTGGCAAATTTTACGATGATTTCTACATAACATGGGGACCGGAGAATGCTAAAATGCTCGATTATGGGCAGCTCTTGACTCTATCCCTCAATAGTGTCAGTGGCTCGGCATTTGAGTCCTACAATCAATATCTATATGTAAAGATAGACATGCAAATCAAACTTGTTGCCGGAAACTCTGCCGGTACCGTCACTACATTCTAC TTATCCTCAACAGGAAATCATCATGATGAGATAGACTTTGAATTCTTGGGAAATGTTACTGGTCAGCCTTACATTCTTCATACGAATGTCTTTTGCCAAGGACAGGGCAACAAAGAGCAGCAATTCTACCTTTGGTTTGATCCTACTGCCGATTTCCACACATATTCTATCCTTTGGAATCCCCTAAACATTGT CTTCTTGGTAGATGGCATTCCCATTAGACAGTTCAAGAACCTGGAGTCCTTTGGCATTCCATTTCCCAAATACCAGCCTATGAGGTTATACTCCAGTCTCTGGAATGCGGATAACTGGGCTACAAGAGGTGGACTGGAGAAAATAGATTGGACGCAAGCACCCTTTACTGCATCTTACAGGAACTTCAATGCCAATTCTGATTCCCATGGAGCATGGTACTGGAAGAAGGTGGATTATTCGGGTAAAGGGCAGATACAATGGGTGCAAAATAACTATATGATCTACAACTACTGCACAGACTCGAAGCGATTCCCCCCAGGGTTTGCTCCTGAATGTTATTTGACTAATCTGTCCTAG
- the LOC112198983 gene encoding receptor-like protein 54, with amino-acid sequence MEGQVPKSLASCTSLEILNLGSNQISDTFPCLLMKISTLSVLVLRSNKFHGGIECSEIYGTWQRLQVIDLAHNFFSGGISGISLPSSLTKISNIYWSEFRQLNDLPPETIGHEYFDKYFEEAITVTSKGLNMKLVKIMAAFTLIDLSCNKFNGSIPEYSEIYESLQVFNLSNNDFTGEIPSSFGDMLQLESLDLSQNHLSGKIPQKLAELTFLSFLNLSNNQLVGNIPTGPQFSTFSKASFLGNKGLWGFPLDNMVVLSPPRSHGIPPKSAHKIDWDLIDIEIGFVFGLGIAIGSLFFCKRWRKWYYRVMYNIVLMIFPQLDQRIGNHRRHVYIAPRWRR; translated from the coding sequence ATGGAAGGCCAGGTTCCAAAATCTCTAGCCAGCTGCACAAGTTTAGAAATTTTAAACCTTGGAAGCAATCAGATTAGCGATACCTTTCCATGCTTATTGATGAAAATATCCACCTTGAGTGTGCTTGTTTTGCGGTCCAACAAATTTCATGGAGGCATTGAATGTTCAGAGATCTATGGCACCTGGCAGAGGCTTCAAGTGATAGACCTAGCACACAACTTCTTCAGTGGTGGAATATCAGGAATATCTTTACCAAGTTCGCTGACAAAAATCTCTAACATATATTGGTCCGAATTTCGGCAACTCAACGATTTGCCACCAGAAACTATTGGTCATGAGTATTTTGACAAGTATTTCGAGGAAGCAATAACAGTTACCAGCAAAGGTTTAAACATGAAGCTGGTGAAAATTATGGCAGCCTTCACCTTGATTGACTTGTCATGCAACAAATTCAACGGGTCAATCCCAGAGTACAGTGAAATATACGAATCATTACAGGTGTTCAACTTGTCCAATAATGATTTCACAGGTGAAATCCCATCTTCATTTGGTGATATGCTTCAACTAGAATCCTTAGACCTCTCACAAAACCACTTGAGTGGGAAAATTCCACAAAAGCTTGCTGAACTTACTTTCCTTTCATTCCTGAATCTCTCCAATAATCAACTGGTCGGCAATATCCCAACCGGTCCGCAGTTTTCAACATTTTCAAAAGCCTCATTTTTAGGTAACAAAGGATTATGGGGTTTTCCTTTGGACAACATGGTAGTATTGTCTCCACCAAGATCACATGGAATCCCTCCAAAATCTGCACATAAGATTGACTGGGATCTTATCGATATTGAAATTGGATTTGTATTTGGGCTCGGAATAGCCATCGGGTCACTTTTCTTTTGCAAGAGATGGAGGAAATGGTATTACAGAGTTATGTATAACATTGTGCTTATGATATTCCCTCAGTTGGATCAAAGAATTGGTAATCATAGAAGACATGTTTACATTGCTCCAAGATGGAGACGTTGA